The following is a genomic window from Hemitrygon akajei chromosome 6, sHemAka1.3, whole genome shotgun sequence.
tcttagataagcacatgaacgAAAGAAAAATGCATATGTGAGAGGAACGGGTtgaattgatcttagagtaagttagaGGGTTGGCATATCAATATGGGCCGAAAGGGCTGCACTGTGGTGTAGTGTTCTATCTTCTAAATTGGTTAACAAAATCAAGTCGGAGCTGCCGGATGCCTCAAGTATGTCTCATTTTCCAACGCACACGGTAAGTCCCACCGCGCCGGAGCCACATAAAGACAGGAGTTTTCAGCAATATTACATACCTGAGTCTATCAATGTAGAAAGCGACGCCCATCACGAAAAGGGCGAGGGTTTTTAGTCCGAGTGGGATACacaacatcagaacggggaaatCCTTCGGGGCTGAAGAGAAAGTAAAAGAGGTCAAAGCAGACTCCTCTAAAACGTGGAGACCAAAACCGTAGACTGAATAACATCTGCAAGGTGATGTGGAAATGAATGGATAAATTAGCGGCATTATTCTAAAGGAACAGAtgaacggtgtgtgtgtgtgtgtgtgtgtgtgtgtgtgtgtgtgtgtgtgtgtgtgtgtgtgtgtgtgtgtgtgtgtgtgtgtgtgtgtgtgtgtgtgtgtgtgtgtgtgtgtgtgtgtgtctaagaaAACGGAGACTATCAATATAGCGGTAAATTTTCAGTTAGCGCAATCGCTTTACAGGGCCAGCAATTACCGAAAGAGAGTTCAAATTAGAGATGGAGATGGTGGATCTGGATTCCCAGTGGCATTTGTTCTTCTCACTGTGACCGCGTAACCTTCCTCTTGGTGTTTCAGTTTCTTCCTGCACTCCATGTCGACGCCAGAGCGTGGCGACATTTATGGGCTGTCCTAGTACATCCCTAGCGTATTTTACTGTATATTTTGGCGTTTCAATGTACacttgataaataaatctaatcttgtAGTGATCATATTGACAAGAATTAAGACACTACAGCAGAGAGTCAGACCTTCGGTGTCTTTGCCGACAAGGAACAACACTGTATTGCATGTTATCACTTGAGTAATCACTGTAAGTTTCCACCCATGTCCATCTGAATAATTGCACTAGCCAAATATCTTGTTTTACCGATTTTTCCTATGTGGATAACCTAATATTTTGACATGCATTTAATCTGTCATGATCCCAGGCATATCCACCATGGACGGTCCCAAgtccggctgtgaaaggaggagggttgggcatggggatAACAACCCTATCCTGTAATAACTCAAAGCTACACGAACGTCAACAGAAACTCCAAAGTCCGCCTCCCTATGATATGAAGTCGTGTGATGAAATCGGAAGCCACAGGGCCGATCAACCTTCTATTAGTCCAAGACAGAACACTCTGGCGAGCTGCTCACGGCAGCCCATGCTCCTTTGGGCTTAAGATAGTTTGATGGGCTTAAGAAGGAGTGTTTCCACACTGTGTTGTAACAGATCCACGTTAACCTCGATCGTTTCCTATGACTTTTCACAGGCTTTTCACTTTCTACTCATCAACAAACTTCGAATAATGACATTGATCTCCTCGCTAAAATCGATTATACAGACGGAGAGTAATTGGACCCAATCACTGTTGTATGTGGTATTTCAATAGTCATGGTCCGAAAACTGAGGAATATAAAGAGTTGATAGACAGTGTCTTTTACCCAGGGTTGAaatctctaataccagagggcagacatttaaggtgagagggggagtaTTCAGTGGAGATGTAAGGGGCACGTATTTTTACACAGTGCCTAGAATGCGTTgtaggggtggtgatagaggcaggtgcATTAGGGAtctttaagagacgtttagattaGTCACATGGACGTGAGGAAAATCGAAGGAAATtgtcattctgtaggcagagggaATTCTGTAGTTTAGTTGGCCAATTGatcactaatttaattggttcgagGCGCCATTGTGAGCCGAATGACCTATTCAGGTACTCTAGtggtctatgctctatgttctattatcTAAAGCCAGGCAGAGATCCATTTATTCCCGTTTGGTTTTGCAGTTCTTAATCCCTGATagttatcaagttcaagtttattgtcattcaaccatacacatatatacagcaaaacgaaacaacgtttctccagaccaaggtgcataaCACAGTACATAGAACTCACACAAAACATGTAGACTAATATTGCCATTACCTCcaatatttctttcattttgaaaACGACTAAGACTATAGAGGGTTTGAAGAAAAGATTAGGAGACCCAAATGTATGCAAGATACAATAACTGATCATATGTAATCATGAGCATGAATGTATGTCTTACTGCTAAATTGTCTCTGTGATCTGGTGAAACTGCATCTTGCCACTGTatatttttacacagaatggaTAGCCTTAACATCAGTTATACGTATTTTGGAACAACTTCAGCCTGCTGCATTATAGTTGATATGTTGAACTCTGAGAAAAGTCTGCTATCAAAAGGACTCTGTTCTTCGTCTAGACCTTCGAAGACGACATCCCTGCTCGCATTAGGTCATCAACAACAGCATTGCAAACAAGTACAGTACATGAATGAAGCCACTGCTTTTGACATGACAATTGTCCCAAACTCCAGCTTCTGCAACCAGCACTGGTCAACATCAGGTGCATGACCTCATCTTCAGGCTATGACACTCAATGACTTGCGTTAATATTACTTTATGACTGTATGTATGCTGTATGCACccgtatgtactgtgttttgtaccttggttcAAGAGGAACGATATTTTGTGTATACATGTACATGGTTGAATTACACTAAGCTTAACCTTGAACTTCATGATGAGGACCCGTATTGAAAAAAGGGTTCTCCGAGCTATTTAACGGCCACTTGAGGGGCAAGTCTAGATCTTGGCTTAAAAACTGTCGGACACTGCTGTACTCCCTCGGTACTCCGAGTGGCCGCCAAAACTCCGccgttccccctcccccctccacgcCACATCTCTGACGTGAAAGCGCTGAGATGGGGTTTCCCGTTCCTGCTCCCCTCTGCACTCCACACACTCCCTGTACACTGCGGAATGCCACAGTAGTTTCTTACCTGGTCTGATCCACAGTTGGGTCTCATACTGGGTCAAAAAAAAAAATGGTTCGTTTACTGTGTAGGAACTGgagaaaaagtaaacaaatcttcTGAACTCGGCCAGACACAGGTAGCTGTGACTGTCCTCCGCACTCAGCTGCTTTAACCTGGTCGAGGCATTTCCCAGTTCTGGGTCCCCGACGAGCTCGTACCGAGTCACTCCGTTTTCCGCTGCCCACGATCCATTTCCTTGGTACCTGAAGGTGACGATGTGTCGGTAGGGATCCTTTCTCATCCACGTCACCGTGTACGGGATCGGGTAATGCCGGAGCCTTCTGAACACACAGGGTAACACGGCCGAAGCTCCTTCAGTTCCATTCAGCACTGAAACACTCTCGCCGGGAACTGAGGGGAGGTCAGACAGATTGCATCAgcggttgatggagaagattgagcactaaagcacagaaacaagcccttcatccGATCCTGCCTGTGCtgagctattattctgcctagtcctatcgaccCGCAATGGACTATAGCccccaccacacccctcccatccatgtacctatccaaacttaaatGTCGAAATCGAACCCGCATCGATCACttttgctggcagcttgttccacactccacCACACTCTGAATGAAGTTGTCCATCCTCATGATCTCCTTCAATACCGATGATATCTTGCTCTAATCTCACGCGATctcaatggggaaaaaaaacctgTTTGCATCTGCCCTATCTATACGCCTCCTAAGTTTATATGCCTCAATCAAATCTCTCTTTGTTCTcctacgctctaaagaataaagtcctaacatacTCAGCTTTCCCCATAACTCAAGTTCTCATATCccggcaatatctttgtaaatattctctgcacactttcaatcttattgcgATTTTTCATGCAGGTAGGCAGCTAGCAGGGGAATGGCAAGGGTTGAACGAGAATTGttgattaaaatggaattagagtACACGGGCAAAAGGGTCAGGCTGGACATGATAGCCTGAAGAGCTCATTTCAACGCTTTACAACTCCAGAATGGCCTACAGAGTGCTCTACTGAGGTTTCCTGGTGGTGGCTGATGGAGTAGCTGCAATCTCCCGTTGTTCCAACTCTAATTACAGTATCTTACTATTTCCAACCTGTCTTGAAACCTCCTTTATAAGTGTGATATTTTTTCATTATGGCTGCATCAGTGAGTGGCAGAGGTACTAAAAAGGATGATCCCCCTGCTTCTTTGGATTCTATTACGGATTTGCTGCAAAGTCCGGCACGAGAAGACTCTGAGAAGTTTCAACAATTCAGctctgaatttaaacaaatagATGGTAAATTGAATTCTATTCAGCAAACTCTTAATAAACACGACAAACGTATGAAAATTAATGAAGCAATGTTGTCGTCTCTGGAAACAGAAGTGGATGAATtgcaaaagctttgtgaaaagcaATCGAAGTCCAACGAAAAgttaagacagaagattatcaaCATAGAAAGTAGAAGGAACAACCTACGTGTTCTGGGACTTGAAGAGTTAATCGAAGGTAATCatcctatggaattctttgcaaactttctgCAAGAATTATTTTTGGAAATGTTGGTGTCTTTGCCTATGATTGATCGAGTTCACAGGTCTCCCGTCTTTCGGTCTCCAAACAGAGATAAACCAAGATCCGTAATAATTTGCTTTCATGAATTTAAAACAACGGATTTGTTAATACGCAAATCTCATCGAAGAGGCATGATTGACTATCGTGGCGGCAAGATTAGAATTGTGGAAGACAACCCGCTGGAGGTTATGCAGGAATATGCTAAATTCAAGGAAGTTATTTCCGAGATTTTTAATAAGGATTTTAAACCGTTATCCAGCTCATCTCAGAATCACGCTTAAAAACGGTTCTTTCGAATGGTTTCGGTCGATTGCTGAAGCATAAAGGTTTTTAAAATCCAAAGGCTAGCTGCTTAGTCTGTCCTTACATGAAAACACAAGATTAAATGAGAAACTTTTAATTCGCAAATCCCGTCGAAAGGGCATGATACGTTATAAGG
Proteins encoded in this region:
- the LOC140728812 gene encoding uncharacterized protein, giving the protein MLSLRVCLCTLLLSVSIRGYNYSMNGWSMSGADVVTAVEGSSAVLPYTFTHPSTDLALTGSVIWYRKESNDDILLFNCTFPGAVGFACDEVTPKGGGSRIVFVGNISQRDISIMVERLSREDSDWYRCRVELNIGRIETPIPTELSVRVPGESVSVLNGTEGASAVLPCVFRRLRHYPIPYTVTWMRKDPYRHIVTFRYQGNGSWAAENGVTRYELVGDPELGNASTRLKQLSAEDSHSYLCLAEFRRFVYFFSSSYTVNEPFFFLTQYETQLWIRPAPKDFPVLMLCIPLGLKTLALFVMGVAFYIDRLRTGRD